In a genomic window of Phyllostomus discolor isolate MPI-MPIP mPhyDis1 chromosome 5, mPhyDis1.pri.v3, whole genome shotgun sequence:
- the SOX4 gene encoding transcription factor SOX-4 — MVQQTNNAENTEALLAGESSDSGAGLELGIASSPTPGSTASTGGKADDPSWCKTPSGHIKRPMNAFMVWSQIERRKIMEQSPDMHNAEISKRLGKRWKLLKDSDKIPFIREAERLRLKHMADYPDYKYRPRKKVKSGNTNASSAAAASKPGEKGDKVGGSSGGGHGGGGGSSNAGGGGGGASGGGANSKPAQKKSCGSKVAGSGGGKPHAKLVLTGGGGKAAATSSFASEQAGAAALLPLGAGAADHHSLYKARTPGAAASAAASAPASLAATGKPPAEKKVKRVYLFGGLGAAASPSGVGAAADPSDPLGLYEEGGSGCPPDGPSLSGRSSAASSPAAGRSPADHRGYASLRAASPAPSSAPSHASSSASSHSSSASSSAGSSASDDEFEDDLLDLNPSSNFESMSLGSFSSSSALDRDLDFSLEPGSGSHFEFPDYCTPEVSEMISGDWLESSISNLVFTY, encoded by the coding sequence ATGGTGCAGCAAACTAACAACGCGGAGAACACGGAAGCGCTGTTGGCCGGCGAGAGCTCGGACTCGGGCGCCGGCCTCGAGCTGGGCATCGCCTCATCCCCCACGCCCGGCTCCACCGCCTCCACGGGCGGCAAGGCCGACGACCCGAGCTGGTGCAAAACACCGAGCGGGCACATCAAGCGGCCCATGAATGCCTTCATGGTGTGGTCGCAGATCGAGCGGCGTAAGATCATGGAGCAGTCGCCGGACATGCACAACGCTGAGATCTCCAAGCGGCTGGGCAAACGCTGGAAGCTGCTCAAAGACAGCGACAAGATCCCTTTCATTCGGGAGGCGGAGCGGCTGCGCCTCAAGCACATGGCTGACTACCCAGACTACAAGTATCGGCCCAGGAAGAAGGTGAAGTCCGGCAACACCAACGCCAGTtcggccgccgccgcctccaAGCCCGGGGAAAAGGGCGACAAGGTCGGTGGCAGCAGCGGGGGCGGCCAcgggggcggcggcgggagcAGCAACGCGgggggcggaggcggcggcgcgAGCGGCGGCGGCGCCAACTCCAAACCAGCGCAGAAAAAGAGCTGTGGCTCCAAGGTGGCGGGCAGCGGGGGTGGCAAGCCGCACGCCAAGCTTGTCCTGACGGGCGGCGGCGGGAAAGCGGCAGCCACCTCCTCCTTCGCGTCGGAGCAGGCGGGGGCTGCCGCCCTGTTGCCCCTGGGCGCGGGGGCCGCCGACCACCATTCGCTCTACAAGGCGCGGACTCCCGGCGCTGCAGCCTCCGCGGCTGCCTCGGCCCCCGCCTCGCTCGCGGCCACGGGCAAGCCCCCGGCCGAGAAGAAGGTGAAGCGCGTTTACCTGTTCGGTGGCCTGGGCGCCGCGGCGTCGCCCTCCGGCGTGGGCGCGGCCGCGGACCCCAGCGACCCCTTGGGCCTGTATGAGGAGGGGGGCTCCGGCTGCCCGCCCGACGGGCCGAGCCTGAGCGGTCGCAGCAGCGCCGCCTCGTCGCCGGCCGCGGGCCGCTCGCCTGCCGACCACCGCGGCTACGCCAGCCTGCGCGCCGCCTCGCCTGCGCCGTCCAGCGCGCCCTCACACGCGTCGTCCTCGGCCTCGTCCCACtcttcttctgcctcctcctccgcCGGCTCCTCGGCCTCCGACGACGAGTTCGAGGATGACCTGCTCGACCTGAACCCCAGCTCAAACTTTGAGAGCATGTCCCTGGGCAGTTTCAGCTCGTCGTCGGCGCTGGACCGGGATCTGGACTTCTCCCTGGAGCCGGGTTCGGGCTCGCACTTCGAGTTCCCGGACTACTGCACGCCCGAGGTCAGCGAGATGATCTCGGGGGACTGGCTGGAGTCCAGCATCTCCAACCTGGTCTTCACCTACTAA